From a region of the Odoribacter splanchnicus DSM 20712 genome:
- a CDS encoding DUF2752 domain-containing protein yields MIEWLEAHQLPCFFREIWGIQCPGCGFQTALLLLLKGNIQAAVVSWPGIVPLFAFGLFLIGRCCGIRKISAGFLKGTGFCCVATILLVYVFRFIRMGQVI; encoded by the coding sequence ATGATCGAATGGCTGGAGGCACATCAGTTGCCCTGTTTTTTCAGGGAGATTTGGGGGATCCAATGTCCCGGTTGCGGATTTCAGACTGCGCTGTTACTCCTGTTAAAAGGAAATATACAGGCAGCGGTCGTTAGCTGGCCGGGAATAGTTCCCCTTTTCGCATTCGGCCTGTTTCTGATCGGACGTTGTTGTGGGATCAGAAAGATCTCTGCCGGTTTTTTGAAAGGAACCGGATTTTGTTGTGTCGCTACGATTCTCCTCGTTTATGTATTCCGGTTTATAAGAATGGGGCAGGTGATTTGA
- a CDS encoding 6-bladed beta-propeller, with amino-acid sequence MEKLSCMVMIAIIILLSGCRTKPSGVSRCIHFDFTQEMKDVHTMGLLKDCTIVPLETNDSVLIGEIDKVIFYETRLYVATFSPEQAVYIFNLQGKLLHKISRKGRGAEEYLQLSDMFIDSRNRTLNLLSRIDEKLLVFDVDEYRLVKTIRLPKAFVKMVSLENGYIGYMGNYSQDKNQPYNLWAMNSRYEIESQYMKIDSRWESKMASIHSLSTYQDSLYYIAPTDFNIYRCQGKDMCVDHTVRFGKFHLPAEQLSYDEYKEYTRNPDYITTIEKFQETPDFYIYWVLAAGQNRLYLYNKNNRESQVCELTAYTGKYFISFGRMIDITSDYIITSVSASDMCTYLKGGNEYVNFEEKYPKQIQRMREEFSGIQEDSNPCIVIYSF; translated from the coding sequence ATGGAAAAGTTAAGTTGTATGGTAATGATTGCCATTATCATTTTGTTATCCGGTTGTCGGACTAAACCATCTGGAGTGTCTCGTTGCATCCATTTCGATTTCACTCAAGAGATGAAGGATGTTCATACAATGGGTTTGTTAAAAGATTGTACTATTGTTCCTTTGGAAACAAACGACTCGGTTCTGATAGGAGAGATTGATAAGGTCATCTTTTACGAAACCCGTCTGTATGTCGCCACCTTTTCTCCTGAGCAAGCGGTTTATATTTTTAACTTACAGGGTAAATTGTTGCATAAAATAAGCAGGAAAGGACGCGGGGCAGAAGAATATTTGCAATTATCCGATATGTTTATCGATTCCCGGAACCGGACCTTGAATTTATTGTCAAGAATAGACGAAAAGCTATTGGTGTTTGATGTGGACGAATACCGCTTGGTAAAGACTATCCGTCTTCCGAAAGCATTTGTTAAAATGGTCTCATTGGAAAACGGCTACATCGGATATATGGGCAACTATTCGCAAGATAAAAACCAACCATACAATTTGTGGGCAATGAATTCCCGGTACGAAATCGAAAGTCAGTATATGAAAATAGACTCCCGCTGGGAAAGTAAAATGGCCAGTATCCATTCGCTTTCCACATACCAGGATTCGTTGTATTATATAGCACCTACAGACTTTAACATTTATCGTTGCCAGGGGAAGGATATGTGTGTTGACCATACGGTACGTTTTGGAAAATTTCATTTGCCAGCGGAACAACTTTCATATGATGAGTACAAAGAATATACACGCAATCCGGATTATATTACAACCATAGAGAAATTCCAGGAAACTCCGGATTTCTATATTTATTGGGTGCTGGCAGCCGGTCAGAATCGCTTGTACCTGTATAATAAGAACAATCGGGAGTCTCAGGTTTGTGAACTAACGGCTTATACCGGAAAGTATTTTATTTCCTTTGGGCGTATGATTGACATCACTTCGGATTATATAATAACCTCTGTCAGTGCCTCGGATATGTGTACGTATTTGAAAGGAGGAAATGAATATGTCAATTTTGAAGAGAAGTATCCCAAACAGATACAACGGATGAGAGAAGAATTTTCCGGCATACAGGAAGATAGCAATCCTTGTATTGTGATTTATTCATTTTGA
- a CDS encoding CCC motif membrane protein: MEIMNGAKKDLPNATVVLVLGILSLIFCWCYGFFGLILGIIAVVLAGGQRKLYLQSPDEYTESSFKNVNAGRVCGIISICIAGVVVVVLLLVLMGIVAGIGIASFGL; this comes from the coding sequence ATGGAAATAATGAATGGAGCGAAAAAGGACCTGCCCAATGCGACGGTCGTATTGGTTTTGGGAATTCTGTCCCTGATATTTTGTTGGTGTTACGGGTTCTTCGGTTTGATATTGGGGATCATTGCCGTAGTCTTGGCCGGGGGACAACGGAAACTGTATTTGCAGTCGCCGGATGAATATACCGAGTCTTCATTCAAGAATGTGAATGCAGGCCGGGTGTGCGGGATTATTTCCATCTGCATTGCGGGGGTTGTGGTCGTGGTATTACTTTTAGTATTAATGGGAATTGTTGCCGGCATAGGTATTGCTAGTTTTGGATTATAA
- the miaA gene encoding tRNA (adenosine(37)-N6)-dimethylallyltransferase MiaA, translating to MKTLLVLLGPTGVGKTDLSIGIAKAFGTEIISCDSRQIYKEMRIGTAVPSPGQLAAVRHHFIQTISVHDYYNSWQFEVQALERIRELFQEKEVVLMTGGSMLYIDAVCKGIDDIPTISPELRTGLMEVYEREGLESIRQMLKELDPVFYGQVDLNNGKRVLHAVEVCCMAGVPYSSLRKNTPKDRGFRIVRIGLNREREELYARIDRRVDLMLEEGLEDEARRLWPLRHLNALNTVGYKELFDYFEGKTDYAEAVRLIKRNSRRYARKQLSWFRRDDDIRWFHPDDYEGIVEAIRLMKIG from the coding sequence ATGAAAACACTACTTGTTTTATTGGGACCGACGGGAGTGGGAAAGACGGATCTCAGTATCGGTATCGCCAAAGCGTTCGGTACGGAAATCATTTCTTGTGATTCCCGGCAGATCTACAAAGAAATGCGGATAGGGACCGCAGTGCCTTCACCCGGTCAATTGGCTGCTGTCCGGCATCATTTTATCCAAACGATCTCGGTGCACGATTATTATAATTCGTGGCAATTCGAAGTGCAGGCTTTGGAGCGGATCCGGGAATTATTTCAGGAGAAGGAAGTGGTCCTGATGACCGGTGGATCGATGCTGTATATCGATGCCGTATGTAAAGGTATAGACGATATTCCGACCATTTCTCCTGAATTGAGAACCGGGCTGATGGAGGTATATGAACGGGAAGGTTTGGAAAGTATCCGGCAGATGCTGAAAGAATTGGATCCTGTATTTTACGGACAGGTCGATCTGAACAACGGAAAACGGGTGCTCCATGCTGTCGAAGTGTGTTGCATGGCCGGTGTACCCTACTCTTCGCTACGGAAAAACACCCCCAAAGACCGGGGATTCCGTATTGTTCGTATCGGCTTGAACCGCGAAAGAGAAGAGTTGTATGCCCGGATCGACCGGCGGGTAGACCTGATGCTGGAGGAAGGACTGGAAGATGAAGCCCGGCGGTTGTGGCCTTTGCGTCATTTGAATGCCTTGAATACCGTAGGTTATAAAGAACTGTTCGATTATTTCGAGGGAAAGACCGATTATGCCGAAGCCGTCCGCCTGATCAAGCGCAACTCCCGGCGGTATGCCCGCAAACAATTGTCCTGGTTCCGGCGCGATGACGATATCCGTTGGTTTCATCCCGACGATTACGAGGGTATCGTAGAGGCGATTCGGTTAATGAAAATAGGGTAG
- a CDS encoding IS1096 element passenger TnpR family protein translates to MDYRFEISKPDSNDFRCEIAINGEQTFQQLHDKLVETLNFDGSQMASFFTLDKMGNRGKEIALMEMSADDEEDNNTLVMDVTTIREVVNASCIELEYVYDFFANQYLKVEYAGEYIGDSADVLPLCVYCEGELPHQTEYDANEDWAFDKDDDEYDDSFMEEFGGSGRRRRGGDDDDEDFRFGDEDDDYRDDSYGDDDGYDDRYESLDDYIDKL, encoded by the coding sequence ATGGACTACAGATTTGAGATCAGTAAACCAGACAGTAATGATTTTAGGTGTGAAATAGCTATTAACGGTGAGCAGACTTTTCAGCAGTTGCACGATAAATTGGTGGAAACATTGAACTTCGACGGTTCGCAGATGGCCTCCTTTTTTACCTTGGATAAAATGGGAAACCGGGGAAAAGAAATTGCTCTGATGGAAATGTCGGCCGACGATGAAGAAGATAATAATACGCTGGTGATGGATGTTACGACCATCCGTGAAGTGGTAAATGCCAGTTGCATCGAATTGGAATATGTATATGATTTCTTTGCCAATCAGTATCTGAAAGTCGAATATGCGGGGGAATATATCGGGGATTCTGCCGATGTTTTGCCCTTGTGTGTCTATTGCGAAGGAGAATTGCCTCATCAGACGGAATACGATGCCAATGAAGATTGGGCTTTCGATAAAGACGACGACGAATATGACGATAGTTTTATGGAGGAATTCGGTGGTAGCGGACGCCGCAGAAGGGGAGGAGACGACGATGACGAAGATTTTCGCTTCGGTGATGAAGACGACGATTATAGGGACGATAGTTATGGCGACGACGATGGGTATGACGACCGCTATGAAAGTCTGGACGATTATATAGATAAACTATAG